One Owenweeksia hongkongensis DSM 17368 genomic region harbors:
- a CDS encoding RDD family protein: MNTENIVLEEGLDGSPLKPTNSNLASTGQRLANYVIDLIFIYIIAIGISAVLISTQGDPGEGGILYNVLFLLTHLTYYVIAEGIGGKTIGKMVTRTRVVNEEGEKPSIGKIIIRTLCRIIPFEPFSVLSSSGKMWHDSLSKTYLVKA; this comes from the coding sequence ATGAACACTGAAAACATCGTATTAGAAGAAGGTCTTGATGGAAGTCCTTTAAAACCAACTAACTCAAACTTAGCTAGTACCGGACAGCGATTAGCAAATTATGTTATTGACCTCATTTTTATTTACATCATTGCAATCGGCATATCGGCTGTTTTAATAAGCACTCAGGGAGATCCTGGTGAAGGAGGTATTTTATACAATGTTTTGTTTTTACTTACGCACCTTACATACTACGTTATAGCTGAAGGTATTGGCGGAAAGACAATTGGAAAAATGGTCACTAGAACAAGAGTGGTAAATGAAGAAGGTGAAAAACCTAGTATTGGAAAAATCATCATTAGAACACTTTGTAGAATAATACCTTTTGAACCTTTTTCTGTATTAAGCTCAAGCGGTAAAATGTGGCATGATAGCCTTTCTAAAACCTACTTAGTAAAAGCTTGA
- a CDS encoding TonB-dependent receptor domain-containing protein has product MLKFSLSLFALLMASIVCAQEFTASVSGMIEDASSKTPLPFVNVVLKKTDDSSFVGGTISTESGRYSISDVPPGNYYLEASFIGYKNQKTAIFVGSLSKYLEAKTIFLTEETSTLSEVQVTATQAEVSSMMDKKTYAVSDNISQSGGSVLQAMQNLPGVSVQEGKLELRGSDKITVLIDGKQTALTGFGNQSGLDNIPASAIERIEIINNPSSKFDANGSAGIINIIYKKEQKDGLTGKVGIAGGLGALWVKKENLPTIRPQYGQTPKVNPSLSLNYRKGKINAFLQADYLYTETLNKNEFVTRTYDDGTIIHQQTVRNRNTGFLTTTGGFDWNINESNTFTISGMYGREKIIDNGDEPFFNSDYSDRLRLWRFLEDELKTTAMATAMYRHKFAEPGHTLDVNFNYTFHREDEQYFFENINPTFTGNDHFKLLSDEKVADLNINYIKPIKNGRVEAGVKYRKRDIPTNMQFFPGQNSPLDSNAGGKATYSENIPALYGNYVFESPKYEAEIGLRVEYVDLNYQVNAQHNTYKTDGYNYFQPFPNLRLAYKLNTNNKLSFFYNRRVDRPAEVDIRIFPKYDDAEIVKVGNPALKPQFTNSFELGYKTTWKNSSLYSAAYHRIVDGTITRISTIIPGSTLIYAIFQNVNRSYNSGVELVYSEKGDGWFSYNINLNAYHNQIDAYTVENLYPTPHTFSAGKQEIISGTAKANGLFRLPSNFEAQLTATYLAPDIIPQGKIDSRFSLDLGIKKTIQNGRGEIFVNATDLLNTMIINKTIESDGFSYTSANYYETQVICFGYSYKF; this is encoded by the coding sequence ATGTTGAAATTTAGTTTAAGCCTGTTTGCCTTATTAATGGCATCCATAGTGTGTGCACAAGAATTCACAGCTAGCGTGTCTGGTATGATAGAAGATGCCAGTTCCAAAACACCACTTCCTTTTGTGAATGTAGTTTTGAAAAAGACCGATGACAGTTCCTTTGTAGGAGGAACGATAAGCACGGAAAGCGGTCGGTATTCCATTTCGGACGTACCTCCTGGAAACTACTATTTGGAAGCTTCCTTTATCGGATATAAAAATCAAAAGACAGCGATTTTTGTAGGTAGCCTCAGTAAGTATTTGGAGGCAAAAACCATTTTCCTAACCGAGGAAACTTCCACATTGAGTGAGGTGCAAGTCACTGCAACACAAGCAGAGGTGAGTTCAATGATGGATAAAAAAACCTATGCAGTTTCCGATAACATAAGTCAGAGTGGCGGCTCCGTTTTGCAAGCAATGCAAAATCTACCAGGAGTAAGTGTACAGGAAGGAAAACTGGAACTCCGCGGCAGCGATAAAATAACAGTGCTGATAGATGGTAAACAAACAGCTCTGACGGGGTTTGGCAATCAATCGGGTTTAGATAATATTCCCGCATCGGCCATTGAGCGTATCGAAATCATCAATAATCCTTCGTCAAAATTTGATGCCAACGGCAGCGCTGGTATTATCAATATTATTTACAAAAAAGAGCAAAAAGACGGCCTTACCGGTAAAGTGGGAATAGCTGGAGGACTGGGAGCTCTATGGGTTAAAAAGGAAAATCTGCCAACCATAAGGCCGCAGTATGGGCAAACTCCAAAGGTTAACCCTTCCCTATCCCTAAATTACCGCAAAGGAAAAATCAATGCTTTTCTGCAAGCTGATTATTTATACACCGAAACTTTAAACAAAAACGAATTTGTAACGCGTACCTATGATGATGGCACAATCATACACCAACAAACCGTGCGCAACAGAAACACAGGTTTCCTCACTACCACCGGAGGCTTTGATTGGAATATTAATGAGAGTAACACCTTTACTATTTCAGGAATGTATGGGCGGGAAAAGATTATTGACAATGGGGATGAACCTTTCTTTAATTCCGATTATTCTGACAGGCTGAGACTGTGGCGATTTCTTGAGGATGAATTAAAAACCACAGCTATGGCTACGGCTATGTACCGTCACAAATTTGCAGAACCCGGACATACCCTGGATGTAAATTTTAACTACACTTTTCATAGAGAAGATGAGCAATACTTTTTTGAAAATATCAACCCCACATTTACTGGTAATGATCATTTCAAATTGCTGAGCGATGAAAAAGTTGCTGACCTAAACATCAACTACATAAAGCCTATTAAAAATGGTAGAGTCGAAGCTGGAGTTAAATATCGGAAACGGGATATCCCCACCAATATGCAATTCTTTCCCGGGCAAAATTCACCTCTGGATAGCAACGCAGGAGGCAAAGCCACCTATTCAGAAAATATCCCTGCACTATATGGTAACTATGTTTTTGAAAGCCCTAAGTATGAAGCTGAAATTGGCTTGCGTGTAGAATATGTTGACTTGAACTATCAAGTAAATGCACAACATAATACCTACAAAACGGATGGTTATAATTACTTTCAACCCTTCCCCAACCTACGCTTAGCATACAAGCTTAATACCAATAATAAACTTTCATTTTTTTACAACAGGCGTGTAGACAGGCCTGCTGAAGTAGACATTCGCATCTTTCCAAAATATGATGATGCTGAAATTGTAAAAGTGGGAAATCCGGCCCTTAAACCTCAGTTTACAAATTCATTTGAACTTGGATATAAAACCACTTGGAAAAACAGCTCTCTATATTCCGCAGCTTATCACCGTATTGTAGATGGTACGATTACGCGTATTTCCACAATCATCCCCGGCAGTACCTTGATTTATGCCATCTTTCAAAATGTAAACCGCAGCTACAATTCAGGAGTAGAATTAGTTTATTCCGAAAAGGGAGATGGGTGGTTTTCGTACAACATCAACTTGAACGCCTATCACAACCAGATTGACGCTTACACCGTAGAAAACCTCTATCCAACTCCACACACTTTTAGTGCAGGTAAGCAGGAGATAATTTCTGGTACCGCCAAGGCTAATGGTCTCTTTCGATTGCCAAGCAATTTTGAAGCTCAACTTACCGCCACTTATCTGGCACCTGATATAATTCCTCAAGGTAAAATTGATAGCCGCTTTTCATTGGATTTAGGAATTAAAAAAACCATTCAAAATGGTCGAGGAGAAATCTTCGTAAACGCTACTGATCTATTAAATACTATGATAATCAATAAGACTATAGAAAGTGATGGCTTTAGCTACACCTCTGCCAATTACTACGAAACACAAGTAATTTGCTTTGGCTACAGCTACAAATTTTAA